A single genomic interval of Bradyrhizobium japonicum USDA 6 harbors:
- a CDS encoding LysR family transcriptional regulator, translating into MDFLQQLRVFVAVAENRSFTRAAEALRATRPTVTNAVNELEESIGARLLHRTTRQTSLTSEGRLFYDRSVAILNEVGQARNLFGGVGDAPKGRLRVDIPVAIAKPLIIPNLPDFQAKYPDIDLILGVSDQPVDLIAEGVDCVLRIGDLPVSSLVGRVLAKMAMLICASPVYLDRFGVPETVEDLRGHLAVNYFSGRGHIAIPWRLPRGTDERELRLETGVLVNDTEAFVACALAGMGLIQVPGCVVKDYLNSGELVRVLPKLRPVHRPLSIMFPAREHLAPQVRVFIDWAKSIVADVDSPWLSPP; encoded by the coding sequence GTGGATTTCCTGCAGCAATTGAGGGTCTTCGTGGCCGTGGCGGAGAACAGGAGTTTCACCCGGGCGGCCGAGGCCCTTCGCGCGACCCGACCGACGGTTACGAACGCCGTGAACGAACTGGAAGAGTCGATCGGTGCAAGGCTGCTACATCGAACGACGCGCCAGACCTCCCTGACGAGTGAAGGGCGGTTGTTCTATGATCGCTCGGTCGCAATATTGAACGAGGTCGGCCAGGCACGTAACCTGTTTGGCGGCGTGGGCGACGCGCCGAAAGGACGCCTGCGGGTCGACATCCCGGTCGCGATTGCGAAGCCGCTGATCATTCCCAATCTTCCGGACTTCCAGGCGAAATACCCGGACATCGATCTCATTCTTGGCGTCAGCGATCAGCCGGTCGATCTGATCGCGGAGGGTGTCGATTGTGTTCTGAGGATAGGCGACCTGCCGGTCAGCAGCCTCGTCGGGCGCGTTCTCGCCAAGATGGCCATGTTGATCTGCGCATCACCGGTTTACCTCGACAGGTTCGGCGTTCCGGAAACTGTCGAGGACCTGCGTGGCCATCTCGCGGTCAACTATTTCTCAGGCAGGGGCCATATCGCCATACCTTGGCGCCTGCCGCGGGGAACTGACGAGCGCGAACTTCGCCTTGAAACCGGTGTCCTCGTGAACGACACGGAGGCCTTCGTTGCGTGCGCGCTCGCCGGCATGGGGCTCATCCAGGTGCCCGGTTGCGTCGTCAAAGACTACTTGAACAGCGGAGAGCTCGTGCGGGTCCTCCCGAAGTTGCGCCCCGTCCATCGCCCGCTGTCGATCATGTTTCCGGCACGCGAGCATCTGGCGCCTCAAGTGCGGGTATTCATAGATTGGGCGAAGAGTATCGTCGCCGATGTGGACAGTCCCTGGCTCAGCCCACCTTGA
- a CDS encoding phosphoribosylaminoimidazolesuccinocarboxamide synthase: MTAMLSSDLPLPKIGRGKVRDIYAVDDDRLLLVTTDRISAFDVVMGETIPMKGAVLTQISAFWFNELEGVVPHHMISADADEIIAAVPALKPHRAEILGRAMLSRRTTVFPIECVIRGYLSGSAWKEYAASGTLAGEKLKAGLVESEKLAPSIFSPATKAETGHDENITIAKMREVVGDEVAYTLESMTRAVYTLGEELAREQGIIIADTKFEFGRDKDGRIILIDEVMTPDSSRFWAVDAYKPGQPQASFDKQPLRDYLDVERHAGRWNGDAPPPPLPASVVDATSKRYLEAYRRVTGKELKI; this comes from the coding sequence ATGACCGCCATGCTCTCCAGCGACCTGCCCCTGCCCAAGATCGGACGCGGCAAGGTGCGCGATATCTACGCCGTCGACGACGACCGCCTGCTGCTCGTCACCACCGACCGCATCAGCGCCTTCGACGTCGTGATGGGCGAGACCATCCCGATGAAGGGCGCGGTGCTGACCCAGATCAGCGCATTCTGGTTCAACGAGCTCGAAGGCGTGGTGCCGCATCACATGATCAGCGCCGACGCCGACGAGATCATTGCCGCCGTTCCGGCCTTGAAGCCGCATCGCGCCGAGATCCTCGGCCGTGCCATGCTGTCGCGCCGCACCACCGTCTTCCCGATCGAATGCGTGATCCGCGGCTATCTCTCGGGATCGGCCTGGAAGGAATATGCCGCCAGCGGCACGCTGGCCGGCGAGAAGCTGAAGGCGGGCCTCGTCGAGAGCGAGAAGCTCGCGCCGTCGATCTTCAGCCCGGCGACCAAGGCCGAGACCGGCCATGACGAGAACATCACCATCGCGAAGATGCGCGAGGTCGTCGGCGACGAGGTCGCCTACACGCTCGAGAGCATGACGCGCGCGGTCTATACGCTCGGCGAAGAGCTCGCCCGCGAACAGGGCATCATCATCGCCGACACCAAGTTCGAGTTCGGCCGCGACAAGGACGGCCGCATCATCCTGATCGACGAAGTCATGACGCCGGATAGCTCGCGCTTCTGGGCGGTCGATGCCTACAAGCCCGGCCAGCCGCAGGCGAGCTTCGACAAGCAGCCTTTGCGCGATTATCTCGACGTCGAGCGCCACGCCGGCCGCTGGAATGGCGACGCGCCGCCGCCCCCGCTGCCCGCCAGCGTCGTGGATGCAACCAGCAAGCGCTATCTCGAAGCTTACAGGCGCGTGACGGGGAAAGAGCTGAAGATCTAG
- a CDS encoding zinc-dependent alcohol dehydrogenase family protein, translated as MVRIVRFHEYGDADVLKIEDVDVAAPDADEVQIDVRAIGLNRAEVMFRRNAYVQQARLPSRLGYEAAGVVKTVGASVRDFRPGQSVSVIPTEDMARWGTYGEVINIPARHLVVHPQNLTFEQAAASWMKYVTAWGALIEQAKLKADNYLVVTAASSSVGTAAFQIARAVGATVIATTRTSAKSKALLDAGAHHVVATAEEDLVSRVMEITNGKGARVIFDPIGGPAIEQLTHVMSHRGILLEYGALSADIGAFPQFAVLGKSLTIKGYLYNEVVHDDAALARAKAFISEGLSSGKLKPLISRSFKFEQIQEATRFLESNEQIGKIVVTV; from the coding sequence ATGGTGCGCATCGTTCGCTTTCACGAGTATGGTGATGCCGACGTTCTCAAGATCGAGGACGTCGATGTCGCGGCTCCCGATGCTGACGAAGTCCAGATCGATGTGCGGGCGATCGGGCTCAATCGAGCCGAAGTGATGTTTCGCCGCAACGCCTATGTCCAACAGGCACGATTGCCCAGCCGATTGGGCTACGAAGCGGCTGGCGTCGTCAAAACTGTCGGCGCGTCGGTGCGCGATTTCCGTCCGGGCCAGTCGGTGAGTGTCATTCCGACCGAAGACATGGCGCGATGGGGCACGTACGGCGAGGTCATCAATATTCCGGCCCGCCACCTGGTGGTGCATCCCCAAAACCTCACCTTCGAGCAAGCCGCTGCGTCATGGATGAAATATGTCACCGCGTGGGGCGCGCTGATCGAGCAGGCGAAGTTGAAGGCGGACAACTATTTGGTCGTAACGGCGGCATCCAGCAGCGTCGGGACTGCGGCGTTTCAGATCGCGCGTGCGGTGGGGGCGACGGTCATCGCGACGACGCGGACCAGCGCGAAGAGCAAGGCGCTGTTGGATGCAGGTGCCCATCACGTCGTCGCAACCGCCGAAGAGGATCTCGTCTCGAGGGTGATGGAGATTACGAACGGCAAGGGAGCGCGCGTCATATTCGATCCGATCGGCGGCCCCGCCATCGAGCAGTTGACGCATGTGATGTCTCATCGGGGAATTTTGCTCGAGTACGGCGCCTTGAGCGCGGACATTGGCGCGTTCCCCCAATTCGCTGTGCTTGGGAAGAGCCTGACGATCAAGGGATATTTGTACAACGAAGTCGTGCATGACGACGCAGCGTTGGCGCGTGCGAAGGCGTTCATCTCGGAAGGCCTTTCATCCGGGAAGCTGAAGCCGCTGATCTCCCGGAGCTTCAAGTTCGAACAGATCCAGGAAGCGACGCGCTTCCTGGAGTCGAATGAGCAGATCGGAAAGATCGTAGTCACTGTCTGA
- a CDS encoding NAD-dependent succinate-semialdehyde dehydrogenase, translated as MTPTAAARAPQATSNLRDRLKDPSLLKEACYIDGAWVGSPVFAVNNPATGIELAKVPQLGADDTTKAVEAAERAFPAWAKHTAKQRSNILRKWFELIIANREDLALILTSEQGKPLSEALGEVDIGAAYIEFFAEEARRVYGETIPTQRPDARLLAIKQPIGVCGAITPWNFPNSMITRKVSPALAAGCTVVLKPANETPLSALALAVLAEKAGVPKGVLNIITGDAPPIGKVLCEHPAVRFVGFTGSTAVGKILYQQASVGVKRLGLELGGNAPFVVFDDADIDAAVEGAIVSKYRNMGQTCVCANRIYAQDKIYDEFVQKLSKKVAAMKIGDGTESGVTQGPLINLKAVDKVERHIADAVKRGAKVVTGGKRSELGRSFFEPTVLADVKPDSLVAQEETFGPLAPVIRFKDEADVIAMCNASPFGLASYFYSRDLGRVWRVAEALESGMVGVNTGLITTEVAPFGGVKESGLGREGSRHGMEEYVEIKYVMMAGV; from the coding sequence ATGACCCCGACTGCCGCCGCACGCGCCCCGCAAGCCACGTCCAATCTGCGCGACCGGTTGAAGGATCCGTCGTTGCTGAAGGAGGCCTGCTACATCGACGGCGCCTGGGTCGGCTCGCCGGTCTTCGCGGTGAACAATCCCGCGACCGGCATCGAGCTCGCGAAGGTTCCGCAGCTCGGTGCAGACGATACAACCAAGGCGGTCGAAGCCGCCGAGCGCGCCTTTCCGGCCTGGGCCAAGCACACCGCCAAGCAGCGCTCCAACATCCTGCGCAAATGGTTCGAGCTGATCATCGCCAACCGCGAGGATCTCGCGCTGATCCTGACCTCCGAGCAGGGCAAGCCGCTCTCCGAGGCGCTCGGCGAGGTCGATATCGGGGCCGCCTATATCGAGTTCTTCGCCGAGGAAGCCCGTCGCGTCTATGGCGAGACCATCCCGACGCAGCGGCCCGATGCGCGCCTGCTCGCGATCAAGCAGCCGATCGGCGTCTGCGGCGCCATCACGCCGTGGAATTTCCCGAACTCGATGATCACCCGCAAGGTTTCGCCGGCGCTGGCGGCCGGCTGCACCGTGGTGCTGAAGCCCGCCAACGAGACGCCGCTCTCGGCGCTGGCGCTGGCCGTGCTCGCCGAGAAGGCCGGCGTGCCCAAGGGCGTGCTCAACATCATCACCGGTGACGCGCCGCCGATCGGCAAGGTGCTGTGCGAGCATCCGGCGGTGCGCTTCGTCGGCTTCACCGGCTCGACCGCGGTCGGCAAGATCCTCTACCAGCAGGCCTCCGTCGGCGTGAAGCGGCTCGGCCTCGAGCTCGGCGGCAATGCGCCGTTCGTGGTGTTCGACGATGCCGATATCGATGCGGCGGTCGAAGGCGCGATCGTCTCGAAATACCGCAACATGGGTCAGACCTGCGTCTGCGCCAACCGCATCTACGCCCAGGACAAGATCTACGACGAGTTCGTGCAGAAGCTCTCGAAGAAGGTCGCGGCGATGAAGATCGGCGATGGCACGGAGAGCGGCGTCACGCAGGGCCCGCTGATCAATTTGAAAGCGGTCGACAAGGTCGAGCGCCACATCGCGGACGCCGTCAAGCGCGGCGCCAAGGTCGTCACCGGCGGCAAGCGCAGCGAGCTCGGACGTTCGTTCTTCGAGCCGACCGTGCTCGCCGACGTCAAGCCGGACTCGCTGGTGGCGCAGGAAGAAACCTTTGGTCCGCTCGCGCCGGTGATCCGCTTCAAGGACGAGGCCGATGTGATCGCGATGTGCAACGCCTCGCCGTTTGGCCTGGCTTCGTACTTCTACTCCCGCGATCTCGGCCGCGTCTGGCGCGTCGCCGAAGCGCTGGAATCAGGCATGGTCGGCGTCAACACCGGCCTGATCACGACCGAAGTCGCGCCCTTCGGCGGCGTCAAGGAAAGCGGTTTGGGCCGCGAAGGCTCGCGTCACGGCATGGAAGAATATGTCGAGATCAAATACGTGATGATGGCGGGGGTGTAA
- a CDS encoding GNAT family N-acetyltransferase, giving the protein MIPPLKPGARLLEVSGPRIETEHLILRPWCASDIAPNAAMLSDPGTARFIAADGKPVTTEIAGWRNAAVISGHWALHGFGMFAVEEKSSGSYIGRVGPWCPPGWPGFEVGWGIAREFRGKGYAVEAASASIDWVFDSFEIDEIMHCIESTNTPSQGVARSLGARKEREIDLFGKPADAWITSRAAWTRRN; this is encoded by the coding sequence ATGATCCCACCGCTCAAGCCAGGCGCCAGGCTGCTCGAGGTCTCAGGCCCCAGAATCGAGACGGAACATTTGATCCTGCGCCCATGGTGCGCGAGTGATATTGCACCGAACGCCGCGATGCTGTCCGATCCCGGCACCGCCCGCTTCATCGCCGCCGACGGCAAGCCGGTCACGACCGAGATTGCCGGCTGGCGTAACGCGGCTGTGATCTCCGGGCACTGGGCGCTCCACGGCTTCGGCATGTTTGCGGTCGAGGAGAAATCGAGCGGCAGCTACATCGGGCGGGTTGGTCCGTGGTGTCCGCCGGGCTGGCCCGGCTTCGAGGTCGGTTGGGGCATCGCCAGGGAATTCCGCGGCAAAGGTTATGCGGTGGAAGCGGCCAGCGCGTCGATCGACTGGGTGTTCGACAGTTTTGAGATCGACGAGATCATGCACTGTATCGAGAGCACGAATACGCCGTCGCAGGGCGTGGCGCGCAGCCTGGGAGCCCGGAAGGAGCGCGAGATCGATCTGTTCGGCAAGCCGGCCGACGCCTGGATCACGTCGCGCGCCGCGTGGACCCGGCGAAATTGA
- a CDS encoding helix-turn-helix domain-containing protein codes for MLLAHLELAFRAGAVAPLLVLAASLFSDFRNVLAARLGAAFALGSAAHAVSYSVGVTSLVPAWHAPLIALSTGNIVVFWLFTRALFDDDFRLRWWHGLVWGLVTAFSFAGCVWIAPGGHVRFSVTVVNLIVLGFIALAVGQTITSWPADLVERRRRARVFIVCAAALYGGLNALLQIAVAGSDVGDAANTINAGVLACVVAAIAYAMMRVDGADLFPANAGITPAVILSHPAATDEAADQKLIDALMRLMADERIYRQDNITIGVLAGRLKIPEYRLRRLINQRLGYRNFNVFLNNHRIEEAKAALADPAQAEVPVITIAMDAGFQSLGPFNRAFKAVTGVTPTEYRRLKVSAA; via the coding sequence ATGCTGCTTGCCCATCTCGAACTTGCCTTTCGCGCCGGCGCCGTGGCGCCGCTGTTGGTGTTGGCGGCATCGTTGTTCTCGGACTTCCGCAACGTGCTGGCGGCTCGCCTCGGCGCAGCCTTCGCGCTCGGCTCGGCCGCGCATGCGGTGAGCTATTCGGTCGGAGTGACGTCGCTGGTGCCGGCCTGGCATGCGCCGCTGATCGCACTGTCGACCGGAAATATCGTGGTGTTCTGGCTGTTCACGCGCGCGCTGTTCGACGACGATTTTCGCCTGCGCTGGTGGCACGGGTTGGTCTGGGGACTGGTGACGGCCTTCAGCTTCGCCGGGTGCGTCTGGATCGCGCCGGGCGGCCACGTGCGGTTCTCGGTCACCGTTGTGAATCTGATCGTGCTCGGCTTCATCGCGCTCGCGGTGGGGCAGACGATCACCTCGTGGCCGGCCGACCTGGTCGAGCGCCGGCGGCGCGCCCGCGTCTTCATCGTCTGCGCCGCTGCGCTCTATGGCGGACTGAACGCGCTGCTCCAGATTGCCGTCGCCGGCAGCGACGTCGGCGATGCCGCCAACACCATCAATGCAGGCGTGCTGGCCTGCGTCGTCGCGGCCATCGCCTACGCGATGATGCGCGTCGATGGTGCCGACCTGTTTCCGGCGAACGCGGGAATCACGCCAGCGGTCATTCTGAGCCATCCCGCAGCCACCGATGAAGCCGCCGACCAGAAGCTGATCGATGCCCTGATGCGGCTTATGGCGGACGAGCGGATCTATCGCCAGGACAACATCACCATCGGCGTGCTGGCGGGCCGGCTGAAAATTCCCGAATACAGGCTGCGCCGGCTGATCAACCAGCGGCTCGGCTACCGCAATTTCAATGTGTTCCTGAACAACCACCGGATCGAGGAAGCCAAGGCCGCGCTCGCCGATCCCGCGCAGGCCGAGGTCCCCGTCATCACCATCGCGATGGACGCCGGCTTCCAGTCGCTCGGTCCCTTCAACCGGGCCTTCAAGGCGGTGACGGGCGTGACGCCGACGGAATACCGGCGGCTGAAGGTGAGCGCGGCGTAA
- a CDS encoding pirin family protein, protein MSWQPSNDPVLGDPMSCDALDLVIVPRTRDLGDGFVVRRALPHGKRQMVGPFIFFDHFGPVQFVSGKGMDVRPHPHIGLATVTYLFDGSIMHRDSEGNVQEIAPGAMNLMTAGRGIAHSERTPDAQRASGQQMLGLQSWIALPAGSEEIAPSFQHYGAGDLPMISERDFTARVIAGSAFGITSPVTMVSPWFYTEVTAVAGASVPLDPDHEERAIYVVDGEVEIANERYEGPRLLIFRPGDHVTVKALKATRMMFLGGDALEGPRHIWWNFVSSSKERIEQAKEDWKTGRFAAVPQEHEFIPLPE, encoded by the coding sequence ATGAGCTGGCAACCCTCGAACGATCCCGTGCTCGGCGATCCCATGTCCTGCGACGCACTCGATCTCGTCATCGTGCCGCGCACCCGCGACCTCGGCGACGGATTCGTGGTGCGGCGCGCGCTGCCGCATGGCAAGCGGCAGATGGTCGGGCCCTTCATCTTCTTCGATCATTTCGGCCCGGTGCAGTTCGTCTCCGGCAAGGGCATGGACGTGCGGCCGCATCCGCATATCGGGCTTGCCACCGTCACCTATCTGTTCGACGGCTCGATCATGCATCGCGACAGCGAGGGCAACGTCCAGGAGATCGCGCCCGGCGCGATGAATCTGATGACCGCCGGGCGCGGCATCGCCCATTCCGAGCGCACCCCGGACGCGCAACGCGCCTCGGGCCAGCAGATGCTCGGCCTGCAAAGCTGGATTGCGCTTCCGGCCGGATCCGAAGAGATCGCGCCGTCGTTCCAGCATTACGGCGCCGGCGATCTGCCGATGATCTCCGAGCGCGATTTTACCGCGCGGGTGATCGCGGGCTCCGCCTTCGGCATCACCTCGCCGGTGACGATGGTCTCGCCCTGGTTCTACACCGAGGTCACGGCGGTCGCAGGCGCCAGCGTGCCGCTCGACCCCGACCACGAGGAGCGCGCGATCTATGTCGTCGACGGCGAGGTCGAGATCGCGAACGAGCGTTATGAGGGGCCGCGGCTGCTGATCTTCCGGCCCGGCGACCACGTCACCGTGAAGGCGCTGAAGGCAACGCGCATGATGTTTCTCGGTGGCGATGCATTGGAAGGCCCGCGCCACATCTGGTGGAATTTCGTCTCCTCCAGCAAGGAGCGGATCGAGCAGGCCAAGGAGGACTGGAAAACCGGCCGCTTCGCCGCAGTTCCGCAGGAACATGAGTTCATTCCGCTGCCGGAATAG
- a CDS encoding serine hydrolase domain-containing protein: MTRRRKIILLTTAVACIGLAFGAARARNAPQVATGFLADILCAETFVSGLDPQRTFTETTDAMPGTSLITWAMDYRVDRARKDVTVTLFSLGRSHAVYREGLGCTLEHGADIADVAPPAEDKQPALLPEIAGPSIVPPQSEGLSAALDRAFTEPAQPPYRRTRAIVVMKSGRVIAERYADGVGPETPLLGFSMTKSVISALTGILVRQGKLKLDGPAPVAAWTNPDDPRHAITVDQLLRHTAGLALGSSLQASLGSAFEPVNRMKFIEDDMAAYAASIPLAIAPGTVWNYHDGNTIMLAHLIRNAAGGNPADALRFARRELFAPLGMRHVTLQLDGAGTIEGSSEMLASARDWARFGQLYLNDGVAGGKRILPEGWVNYAASATPNAWVGIGAGFWTNRGDSFGANFRVEHGWPRDAFFAKGTIGQYTIVIPSERLVIVRLGRSPNWPPEADGVFDLVRDVVAVTREKGTMAGVD; encoded by the coding sequence GTGACCCGCCGCCGCAAGATCATCCTCCTCACCACCGCCGTCGCCTGTATCGGCCTCGCATTCGGCGCGGCTCGCGCGCGCAACGCGCCGCAGGTCGCCACCGGCTTCCTCGCCGACATCCTCTGCGCCGAGACATTTGTCTCCGGCCTCGATCCGCAGCGCACCTTCACCGAGACCACCGACGCGATGCCCGGGACTAGCCTGATCACCTGGGCGATGGACTACCGGGTCGACCGGGCGCGCAAGGACGTCACCGTGACGCTGTTCAGCCTCGGCCGCAGCCATGCCGTCTATCGCGAGGGGCTGGGCTGTACGCTCGAGCACGGCGCTGATATCGCCGACGTCGCGCCGCCGGCGGAGGACAAGCAACCCGCATTGCTCCCCGAGATCGCGGGACCTTCGATCGTGCCGCCGCAAAGCGAGGGGCTATCGGCCGCACTCGATCGCGCCTTCACCGAACCCGCGCAACCGCCTTATCGCCGCACCCGCGCCATCGTCGTCATGAAGTCGGGCCGCGTCATCGCCGAGCGTTATGCGGATGGTGTCGGGCCGGAGACGCCGCTGCTCGGCTTCTCCATGACGAAGTCGGTGATCTCGGCGCTAACAGGCATTCTCGTGCGCCAGGGCAAGCTCAAGCTCGACGGCCCTGCGCCGGTCGCCGCGTGGACAAATCCGGACGATCCCCGCCACGCCATCACCGTCGACCAGCTGCTGCGCCACACCGCGGGCCTCGCGCTCGGCAGCTCGCTGCAGGCTTCGCTCGGCTCCGCCTTCGAACCGGTCAATCGCATGAAATTCATCGAGGACGACATGGCCGCCTATGCCGCGAGCATTCCGCTTGCGATCGCGCCGGGCACGGTGTGGAATTATCACGACGGCAACACCATCATGCTCGCGCACCTGATCCGCAACGCCGCCGGCGGCAATCCTGCCGACGCACTGCGCTTCGCGCGCCGTGAGTTGTTTGCGCCGCTCGGCATGCGCCACGTCACGCTCCAGCTCGACGGCGCCGGCACGATCGAGGGATCGAGCGAGATGCTGGCCTCCGCGCGCGACTGGGCGCGTTTCGGTCAGCTCTATCTCAATGACGGCGTCGCCGGCGGCAAGCGTATCCTCCCCGAGGGCTGGGTGAATTACGCGGCGTCAGCCACGCCGAATGCCTGGGTCGGCATCGGCGCCGGCTTCTGGACCAACCGGGGCGACAGCTTTGGCGCGAATTTCCGCGTGGAGCACGGCTGGCCGCGCGATGCCTTCTTCGCCAAGGGCACGATCGGGCAGTACACGATCGTTATCCCGTCGGAGCGGCTTGTGATCGTGCGGCTGGGCCGCTCGCCGAACTGGCCGCCGGAAGCGGACGGCGTGTTCGATCTGGTGCGGGATGTGGTGGCGGTAACGCGCGAGAAGGGGACAATGGCGGGGGTGGATTGA
- a CDS encoding MBL fold metallo-hydrolase has product MTNSNAWQAPGLNRRKIGDYVVTAVVDGIVAVPFDLLSGIGPDEAMSMTVAAGRPSSSAMTVSAYLIEGQGRTILVDGGGGGINGWGGRLHASLAAANVNPLAIDQILLTHAHPDHIGGLVGALPSAPQFPNAEIVMHDAEFAFWTDDANLNQAPDPVKPFFHAARAVFEAYGARRRTVSAGQVAPGIEIEHLPGHTPGHSGYRIDGGGASLLIWGDIVHYPDIQVSRPEVTIAFDADPQAAAGTRRKMLERVSATGELVAGMHLNFPGFARLSKQGQSFEIRHEPWSAELI; this is encoded by the coding sequence ATGACGAATTCGAACGCCTGGCAGGCTCCCGGCCTGAATCGACGTAAAATCGGCGACTATGTCGTCACCGCTGTCGTCGACGGCATCGTCGCTGTGCCGTTCGACCTCCTGTCCGGAATAGGACCTGACGAGGCGATGAGCATGACGGTGGCGGCGGGACGTCCGTCGTCATCTGCGATGACCGTCAGCGCCTATCTGATCGAGGGACAAGGCCGGACCATACTGGTGGATGGCGGTGGCGGCGGCATCAACGGTTGGGGTGGTCGACTGCACGCGTCGCTGGCCGCTGCCAATGTGAACCCGCTCGCAATCGACCAGATCCTCCTGACCCATGCCCATCCGGATCACATCGGAGGTCTCGTCGGGGCCTTGCCGTCGGCGCCTCAGTTTCCGAACGCCGAGATCGTGATGCACGACGCCGAGTTCGCCTTCTGGACGGATGACGCGAACCTCAATCAGGCCCCGGATCCGGTCAAGCCGTTCTTTCACGCGGCCCGTGCTGTATTCGAGGCCTATGGCGCCCGGCGCCGGACGGTCAGCGCAGGGCAAGTCGCGCCCGGCATAGAGATCGAACATCTACCCGGCCACACCCCGGGGCATAGCGGCTATCGGATCGATGGCGGCGGTGCGTCCCTGCTCATCTGGGGTGACATCGTTCATTATCCGGATATCCAGGTGTCCCGGCCCGAAGTGACGATTGCGTTCGACGCGGATCCGCAGGCGGCCGCAGGAACTCGAAGGAAAATGCTGGAAAGAGTGTCCGCGACCGGAGAACTCGTCGCTGGCATGCACCTGAATTTCCCCGGGTTCGCGAGGCTTTCGAAGCAAGGACAGTCGTTCGAGATTCGTCATGAGCCCTGGTCTGCGGAGCTCATCTGA
- a CDS encoding MmgE/PrpD family protein, with translation MAHETATLAAYVVNLKYQDIPAEVLDRAKVLTLDFLGSAIRARSEAESTPSILKMLEALALDTKGESTVFGDSKTWTPAVAALLNGALGHSLDFDDTHADSSLHPSAPVVPAAFAVGEMVGASGRDVLTAIVAGYEVCCRLGNALDPTSHYARGFHPTATAGTYGAAAAAGKLFGLSEQQIIAAFGVSGSQAAGSLQFLVNGAWNKRYQVGAAAMNGVIAATLARNDFVGATESVEGKHGLLAGYTDDAHPDKAVAELGKTYETMKIGVKPYPSCRYTHAAIDALIAMRREHNLTPDQVKRVEIGLHRNGITLTGDAATKRHPTSIVGGQFSMFFTGALALDQGSFGWDDYNRLGDAAIDALAEKFDVVQDDRLEVGRTHPFGARVSITTDDGVHERLYADPSGEPNSFPDAQAMQQKFLTLARPVLNARAEKFADAIMTLERFDRVAKATELGR, from the coding sequence ATGGCTCACGAAACCGCAACGCTCGCCGCCTATGTCGTCAATCTGAAATACCAGGATATTCCGGCGGAGGTGCTGGATCGCGCCAAGGTGCTGACGCTGGACTTCCTCGGCAGCGCCATCCGGGCCCGCAGCGAGGCGGAATCCACCCCCTCGATCCTGAAGATGCTGGAAGCGCTCGCGCTCGACACCAAGGGCGAGTCCACCGTGTTCGGCGACAGCAAGACCTGGACGCCCGCGGTCGCCGCCCTCCTCAACGGCGCGCTCGGCCATTCCCTCGACTTCGACGACACCCACGCGGATTCCTCGCTGCATCCGAGCGCGCCGGTGGTTCCGGCCGCCTTCGCCGTCGGCGAAATGGTCGGCGCGTCGGGCCGCGACGTGCTGACCGCGATCGTCGCGGGCTATGAGGTCTGCTGCCGGCTCGGCAACGCGCTCGACCCGACCTCGCATTATGCGCGCGGCTTCCATCCGACCGCGACGGCCGGCACCTATGGCGCGGCCGCCGCCGCCGGCAAATTGTTCGGCCTGTCCGAGCAGCAGATCATCGCCGCCTTCGGCGTCTCCGGCAGCCAGGCCGCGGGCTCGCTGCAGTTCCTGGTCAACGGCGCCTGGAACAAGCGCTACCAGGTCGGCGCCGCCGCGATGAATGGCGTGATCGCCGCGACGCTGGCGCGCAACGATTTCGTCGGCGCGACCGAATCGGTCGAGGGCAAGCACGGCCTGCTCGCCGGCTACACCGACGATGCGCATCCCGACAAGGCCGTGGCCGAACTCGGCAAGACCTACGAGACGATGAAGATCGGCGTCAAACCGTATCCGAGCTGCCGCTACACCCATGCGGCGATCGACGCGCTGATCGCGATGCGGCGCGAGCACAATCTGACGCCGGATCAGGTCAAGCGCGTCGAGATCGGTTTGCATCGGAACGGCATCACGCTGACCGGCGATGCCGCGACCAAGCGGCATCCGACCTCGATCGTCGGCGGCCAGTTCTCGATGTTCTTCACCGGCGCGCTCGCGCTCGACCAGGGCTCGTTCGGCTGGGACGACTACAACCGCCTTGGGGACGCCGCCATCGACGCGCTCGCCGAAAAGTTCGACGTGGTGCAGGACGACCGCCTCGAAGTCGGCCGCACCCATCCCTTTGGCGCGCGCGTCAGCATCACCACGGACGATGGCGTGCATGAGCGGCTCTATGCTGATCCCTCGGGCGAGCCGAATTCTTTCCCCGATGCGCAGGCGATGCAGCAGAAGTTTCTGACGCTGGCGCGCCCGGTGCTGAACGCGCGCGCGGAGAAGTTTGCGGACGCGATCATGACGCTGGAGCGGTTCGACCGCGTGGCAAAGGCCACGGAGCTGGGGAGGTAG